The sequence TGTGGGTAGGAAGTTTTGGGAAGACTTGAGGAAGGTTGGCATCTTGGAAGGGCTGGGGCCCCAACCTTGGGAAGGGAGCACTGGGATTTGAGCGCCAGACTTGACCTGGATTTGGGCTCTAAAAGGACCCTGCTAAAAGGGAGAAGTCGGGGAAACACTGAGAGGGGGTTGTAGTGAGAAGGGGGAAGGATCCAGGACCCACATCTGGCTCCTCCTTAGACCATGTGGGCAGCTCAGGAGTCCCTCTTGGGCTGGATAGTCTGCACAGAAGATTGCCCAAAGGGGCTGGCGGGTGGCGAGAACCATGGCTGGCCACTGGCATTGCGGAAGATGGGGGACAGCTGCTGCTCTGGCTCATCCCCGAAGACCTCCACGTGGCTGTCGGCTTCGGGGTCCAAGGGCTCTGCCTTGGTGTCCTGGCTCAGCCAGCCTGTCATGGCCCAGAAGAGGCAGACGGCGAGCAGAACTCCAGCCGCCACACAGAGCGCTGTGCCTGCCAGGCGACAGGTGCCCAGGGCCTGGTTGTAGTCGGCTGCCCGCTGATCCAACACCAGGAACTCACCCTCACCGATGCCCTCCAGCTTGGGGGGCACTGCATAGCCGGTAGTcagagccgccacacccagcagCAGAAGCAGGGTCCCCGAGGACAGGCTGATCTGGGGAGAAGCAGACAGACCAGGAAGCAGGGTCAGCCCGGGGCCCCTGACCAAGGGATCTTCTTGGATCCTCACCAGACTTAAGGGTAACCACTCTATCCATCCTTAGGAGATTGGAATCACAGAGCACACTTGCTGGGGTCTAACTGAGAGGAGGCATAAACTATCATGTTCTATTTGGAATCTTGAGGCCTCTTAATTTCCTGCCCAGCTCCCACCCAGCAGTGGGTTTCTCCGGCCAACCCTGCATTTCCCTCCATCCCAGTTCATCTCCTTGTCCTTTCTACCTTCCCTGTCTCTACTGGGTTAACTCCTATGCACCATTAGATCTCATCTCAAACCTCACCTCCTCAGGGAGGAGATCCCTGGACTGAGTTGGGTCCCTTGCTTTACTCTGGGCAAACTCTGTGCCTATTCATTCTTCAATACACTTACCATTGTGCACACTTGGACATGTATTTTGGTTGCTATGTAAGTGATGTCTGCCTCTCCCGCAGTACTGAGAGCCCCAtgagagcagagactgtgccTGTTTTGGCTCACTAGGAGTCTTCTGTGCCTAGCATGTGCTGGTACAGAGCAAAGgctgaataaatgtttgctgaaggaCTAAATAAACCACAGCTAAAAGAGTTCGTCAAGGACAGGGACTTCGTGTCTTAAATTCTGTGTTCCCaagagcctagcacagtgcctggcaataAGATGCTTAAaaattttaaggccgggcgcggtggctcaagcctgtaatcccagcactttgggaggccgaggcgggtggatcacgaggtcaggagatcgagaccatcctggctaacacggtgaaaccccgtctctactaaaaatacaaaaaactagccgggcgtggtggcgggcgcctgtagtcccagctactcggaggctgaggcaggagaatggcgtgaacccgggaggcggagcttgcagtgagccgagatcgcgccactgcactccagcctgggcgac comes from Macaca fascicularis isolate 582-1 chromosome 10, T2T-MFA8v1.1 and encodes:
- the NRSN2 gene encoding neurensin-2; translation: MMPSCNRSCSCSRGPNVEDGKWYGVRSYLHLFYEDCAGTALSDDPEGPLVLCSRRPWPSLCWKISLSSGTLLLLLGVAALTTGYAVPPKLEGIGEGEFLVLDQRAADYNQALGTCRLAGTALCVAAGVLLAVCLFWAMTGWLSQDTKAEPLDPEADSHVEVFGDEPEQQLSPIFRNASGQPWFSPPASPFGQSSVQTIQPKRDS